One region of Zingiber officinale cultivar Zhangliang chromosome 7B, Zo_v1.1, whole genome shotgun sequence genomic DNA includes:
- the LOC122005872 gene encoding photosynthetic NDH subunit of subcomplex B 3, chloroplastic-like isoform X1, with product MAAASSFLSLFPRSSPPSELPARFSSHLQRKLSVIPRAAIPSSNPSPPVTVEPLPQIELEFFGPKPRPDGAYPVERATAISGEKLLRNIMLDNKIELYAAYGKVMNCGGGGSCGTCIVEILDGEELLNERTNTEKRYLKKKPESWRLACQTIVGNKENSGKVCCMINTNASTLLCVYIYIWGFISFQVKQSNQDKRV from the exons ATGGCCGCTGCGAGCTCCTTTCTCTCTCTGTTCCCCAGATCGAGCCCTCCTTCCGAATTGCCAGCCCGTTTCTCGTCTCATCTGCAGAGGAAGCTTTCCGTGATCCCTCGCGCGGCGATTCCCTCCTCGAACCCCTCGCCGCCGGTGACGGTGGAGCCTCTTCCCCAGATCGAGCTCGAGTTTTTCGGA CCAAAACCCAGGCCCGATGGAGCATACCCAGTCGAGAGGGCGACCGCGATCAGTGGAGAGAAGCTTCTCCGCAACATTATGCTCGACAATAAGATCGAGCTCTACGCCGCCTAT GGGAAGGTGATGAACTGCGGGGGCGGTGGGAGCTGCGGTACTTGCATTGTGGAG ATTCTTGATGGCGAGGAGCTTCTTAATGAGAGAACAAACACTGAAAAGCGATATCTGAAGAAA AAACCTGAATCTTGGAGGCTCGCCTGTCAAACTATTGTTGGGAACAAGGAGAACTCGGGCAAGGTATGCTGCATGATAAATACCAATGCTTCAACTCTactgtgtgtatatatatatatatggggttTCATTTCGTTCCAAGTTAAACAATCAAATCAAGATAAAAGAGTTTAA
- the LOC122005872 gene encoding photosynthetic NDH subunit of subcomplex B 3, chloroplastic-like isoform X2, with protein MAAASSFLSLFPRSSPPSELPARFSSHLQRKLSVIPRAAIPSSNPSPPVTVEPLPQIELEFFGPKPRPDGAYPVERATAISGEKLLRNIMLDNKIELYAAYGKVMNCGGGGSCGTCIVEILDGEELLNERTNTEKRYLKKKPESWRLACQTIVGNKENSGKVAVQRIPQRKK; from the exons ATGGCCGCTGCGAGCTCCTTTCTCTCTCTGTTCCCCAGATCGAGCCCTCCTTCCGAATTGCCAGCCCGTTTCTCGTCTCATCTGCAGAGGAAGCTTTCCGTGATCCCTCGCGCGGCGATTCCCTCCTCGAACCCCTCGCCGCCGGTGACGGTGGAGCCTCTTCCCCAGATCGAGCTCGAGTTTTTCGGA CCAAAACCCAGGCCCGATGGAGCATACCCAGTCGAGAGGGCGACCGCGATCAGTGGAGAGAAGCTTCTCCGCAACATTATGCTCGACAATAAGATCGAGCTCTACGCCGCCTAT GGGAAGGTGATGAACTGCGGGGGCGGTGGGAGCTGCGGTACTTGCATTGTGGAG ATTCTTGATGGCGAGGAGCTTCTTAATGAGAGAACAAACACTGAAAAGCGATATCTGAAGAAA AAACCTGAATCTTGGAGGCTCGCCTGTCAAACTATTGTTGGGAACAAGGAGAACTCGGGCAAG
- the LOC122005873 gene encoding protein FAR1-RELATED SEQUENCE 11-like, translating to MTKSSLKNNGCLTPRQCCPCGDEQCYIRADKEDEDISAESAAIAESNLVQIREYTTSDAATVKMPYVGQSFRTDDEAQEYYTNFARKSGFAIRRERSKGNQAHPLGVYKRELVCHRAGVSLPRKTAELKRQRNKKSSRCKCEAQMIIKKNVSKGTSCWIIIQFSNDHNHELLDREEVRHLPAYRTIPPAVRERILVLAKAGCTVNLMMKALEMERGVKPGQLSFTERDLRNFLQASKNIDRDTEGSELLQACANMKDKNQNFRYKYTLDTNNKLEHIAWSYPDAIHAYKVFGDVVIFDITYRLYAYDRPFGVWFGVDNYGNLIFFGCVLLQDERSSSLRWAFQSFFSLMDGKLPQTILTDFDLALREAVMNELPNIKHVFGVWYISQRLACWFSTLLGSQYNSFTNAFHRVYNLETETEFMHQWAHMVNEFGLASDRHIAMLSLYQSYWALPCLRGWFLGSLWTGSSSASFIKSFFKAFLNAQARLKDFVDQVSIAIRLLDQAGEEATMRQNYQNIKIKTCMPIEEHALGVLTPYAFNMFQKELVSSTQFAVYESQREMYLVRHRLKTDGGHMVHSFPSEQQLHCSCKEFESSGILCKHALRVLSLKNCFMLPDKYLLMRWRRESSLFPKSTGYRYWSQALRSLSSIIIQESSATKERFTYVQWHMSKLLTHVRNMATFDEATSDMETVESIDTTVSYQRSGARPREAKTAVEMPKDTRELSDSQAFPETFDLSELP from the exons ATGACAAAAAGCTCATTGAAGAACAATGGCTGCCTTACACCAAGGCAGTGTTGTCCATGTGGAGATGAGCAGTGTTACATAAGAGCCGACAAGGAAGACGAAGACATCTCGGCGGAATCAGCAGCTATTGCAGAGTCGAACCTCGTTCAGATAAGGGAGTATACTACTTCTGATGCCGCTACGGTGAAGATGCCTTATGTAGGACAGTCTTTTCGAACCGATGATGAAGCTCAGGAATATTATACCAACTTTGCCAGGAAGAGTGGCTTTGCTATCCGGCGAGAGCGGTCAAAGGGAAATCAGGCACATCCACTAGGAGTTTATAAGCGCGAACTTGTCTGCCATCGTGCCGGAGTTTCTCTTCCCCGAAAGACCGCAGAGCTCAAACGTCAGAGGAACAAGAAATCGTCACGCTGCAAGTGTGAAGCACAGATGATCATCAAGAAGAATGTTTCGAAGGGTACGAGCTGTTGGATAATCATCCAATTTAGTAATGACCATAACCATGAGTTGTTGGACCGTGAGGAAGTTCGGCATCTTCCTGCCTACCGGACAATACCTCCCGCTGTTCGTGAGCGCATTTTGGTTCTAGCAAAGGCCGGTTGCACTGTGAATCTTATGATGAAGGCACTGGAGATGGAAAGAGGAGTAAAGCCAGGTCAGTTATCCTTCACGGAAAGGGACTTGAGAAACTTTCTTCAAGCCTCAAAGAACATCGATCGTGATACCGAAGGATCAGAACTTCTTCAGGCCTGCGCAAATATGAAAGACAAGAACCAAAATTTTCGTTACAAGTACACTTTGGATACGAATAACAAGCTCGAGCATATTGCCTGGTCATATCCTGATGCTATTCATGCATACAAGGTCTTTGGCGATGTGGTTATTTTCGACATAACCTACCGATTGTATGCTTACGATAGGCCTTTTGGAGTATGGTTTGGTGTCGACAATTATGGTAATCTCATATTTTTTGGTTGTGTTCTATTGCAAGACGAAAGGTCATCTTCACTGAGATGGGCCTTCCAG TCGTTCTTTAGCCTTATGGACGGTAAATTACCGCAAACAATATTGACGGATTTCGACTTGGCATTGAGAGAGGCTGTGATGAATGAATTGCCAAACATCAAACATGTTTTCGGTGTATGGTATATCTCACAAAGATTAGCGTGCTGGTTTTCTACCCTACTTGGATCGCAATACAACTCTTTTACAAATGCCTTTCATCGAGTTTATAACTTGGAAACTGAGACTGAATTCATGCACCAGTGGGCTCACATGGTTAATGAGTTTGGATTAGCATCCGACCGACATATAGCCATGCTATCGCTTTATCAGTCTTACTGGGCATTGCCATGCTTGCGCGGTTGGTTTCTTGGGAGTTTGTGGACTGGTTCTTCTTCAGCATCATTTATTAAGTCATTCTTCAAAGCATTTCTGAATGCACAGGCGCGTCTAAAAGATTTTGTGGATCAG GTGAGCATTGCGATCCGATTGCTAGATCAAGCCGGAGAAGAAGCCACAATGAGGCAGAATTATCAAAACATCAAGATTAAAACATGCATGCCCATTGAAGAACATGCTCTCGGCGTCCTCACACCTTATGCATTCAATATGTTTCAAAAGGAACTAGTATCGTCGACACAGTTTGCCGTTTATGAGTCGCAGCGGGAGATGTACCTTGTTCGCCATCGATTGAAGACGGATGGAGGCCATATGGTGCACTCTTTTCCCTCGGAGCAACAGTTACACTGCAGTTGCAAAGAGTTCGAATCCTCTGGGATTTTATGCAAGCATGCTCTTCGAGTGCTCTCTTTGAAGAACTGTTTCATGCTGCCCGATAAGTATCTGCTGATGCGGTGGCGACGCGAAAGCTCCTTGTTTCCAAAGAGCACAGGCTACCGATATTGGTCCCAAGCTTTGCGCTCCCTTTCATCTATCATAATACAAGAGTCATCTGCGACGAAAGAACGCTTCACTTACGTGCAATGGCACATGAGCAAGCTCCTTACCCATGTGAGGAACATGGCTACATTCGATGAAGCTACCTCAGATATGGAAACCGTGGAATCGATCGATACAACAGTGAGCTATCAAAGGTCTGGAGCGAGGCCAAGAGAAGCAAAGACTGCCGTCGAAATGCCAAAGGATACGCGAGAACTATCGGATTCGCAAGCATTCCCTGAAACATTCGACTTGTCGGAATTGCCTTAG
- the LOC122005874 gene encoding trihelix transcription factor ASIL1-like isoform X1 yields the protein MDDSEDDAANSCPPKPNIYLSSSNRPKAPFGDTSPPPQFGRRYAEPDDNDDEEEQQQNYPNRLSEDEDEDAVGGYRRARDSCSEDDDSSSESRAKRRRIDKLALGFEFAPRLPPPSAAPPTKAPTRTLPPEWSEDSTFVLLDAWGDRYVQNGRKSLRADQWSEVGKKVLQASKIHRTDTQCRNRIDTLKKKYKKEKAILTSHGKFGSKWVYFKKMDALMSPPSPVPSTGKQSLQLPPRPKLPYGVDAGEYVFASSSAFQDHCNGNGKMRNSPDNSGSEDYSDGFPLKRENVSESSDSSFRMLAESIKKFGEIYEKMENYKRQQMSEIERLRKEFQRDLEVQKRQILERAQAEIAKLSEEQGEEDDAEHREDDEDDDDGSAENLSGVISASLYLTAFV from the exons ATGGACGACTCCGAAGACGATGCCGCCAATTCCTGTCCCCCTAAGCCTAATATCTACCTTTCCTCCTCGAATCGGCCCAAAGCCCCCTTCGGCGACACCTCCCCCCCTCCTCAGTTCGGCCGTCGTTACGCCGAGCCGGATGACAACGACGACGAAGAGGAGCAGCAGCAGAACTACCCAAATCGGCTTTCGGAAGACGAAGATGAAGATGCGGTCGGTGGCTACCGACGCGCCAGGGATTCCTGCAGCGAGGACGATGATTCCTCGTCCGAAAGCCGTGCGAAGCGGCGGAGGATCGATAAGCTCGCTTTGGGGTTCGAATTTGCCCCGAGACTGCCCCCGCCGTCCGCGGCGCCCCCAACCAAAGCTCCCACTCGGACCTTGCCCCCTGAATGGTCGGAAGATTCGACCTTTGTGCTCTTGGATGCCTGGGGTGACCGCTACGTTCAGAATGGACGGAAGAGTCTCCGGGCGGATCAGTGGAGCGAGGTGGGTAAGAAAGTTTTGCAGGCCTCCAAGAttcaccggacggacacacagTGCCGGAACCGGATTGATACCCTGAAGAAGAAGTACAAAAAGGAGAAGGCAATTTTGACATCGCATGGGAAATTTGGAAGCAAGTGGGTTTATTTCAAAAAGATGGATGCCTTGATGTCGCCACCATCGCCAGTACCATCAACAGGGAAGCAGTCGCTTCAGCTGCCTCCACGACCAAAGCTACCTTATGGTGTTGATGCAGGAGAATATGTGTTTGCTAGCTCAAGTGCCTTTCAAGATCATTGTAATGGTAACGGTAAGATGAGGAACAGTCCAGATAACAGTGGAAGTGAGGATTACTCTGATGGGTTCCCGCTAAAGAGGGAGAATGTCTCAGAGAGCTCAGATTCTTCCTTTAGAATGCTTGCTGAGTCGATTAAGAAATTCGGGGAGATTTATGAAAAGATGGAAAATTACAAGAGGCAGCAGATGTCAGAGATTGAAAGATTGAGGAAGGAATTCCAGAGGGATTTGGAGGTGCAAAAAAGACAGATTTTAGAAAGAGCACAAGCAGAAATTGCTAAATTAAGTGAGGAACAGGGTGAAGAAGATGATGCTGAACACAGGGAGGATgacgaggatgatgatgatggttCTGCTGAGAATTTGAGCGG GGTTATCTCTGCTTCCCTCTACCTTACTGCCTTTGTATGA
- the LOC122005874 gene encoding trihelix transcription factor ASIL1-like isoform X2 — protein sequence MDDSEDDAANSCPPKPNIYLSSSNRPKAPFGDTSPPPQFGRRYAEPDDNDDEEEQQQNYPNRLSEDEDEDAVGGYRRARDSCSEDDDSSSESRAKRRRIDKLALGFEFAPRLPPPSAAPPTKAPTRTLPPEWSEDSTFVLLDAWGDRYVQNGRKSLRADQWSEVGKKVLQASKIHRTDTQCRNRIDTLKKKYKKEKAILTSHGKFGSKWVYFKKMDALMSPPSPVPSTGKQSLQLPPRPKLPYGVDAGEYVFASSSAFQDHCNGNGKMRNSPDNSGSEDYSDGFPLKRENVSESSDSSFRMLAESIKKFGEIYEKMENYKRQQMSEIERLRKEFQRDLEVQKRQILERAQAEIAKLSEEQGEEDDAEHREDDEDDDDGSAENLSG from the coding sequence ATGGACGACTCCGAAGACGATGCCGCCAATTCCTGTCCCCCTAAGCCTAATATCTACCTTTCCTCCTCGAATCGGCCCAAAGCCCCCTTCGGCGACACCTCCCCCCCTCCTCAGTTCGGCCGTCGTTACGCCGAGCCGGATGACAACGACGACGAAGAGGAGCAGCAGCAGAACTACCCAAATCGGCTTTCGGAAGACGAAGATGAAGATGCGGTCGGTGGCTACCGACGCGCCAGGGATTCCTGCAGCGAGGACGATGATTCCTCGTCCGAAAGCCGTGCGAAGCGGCGGAGGATCGATAAGCTCGCTTTGGGGTTCGAATTTGCCCCGAGACTGCCCCCGCCGTCCGCGGCGCCCCCAACCAAAGCTCCCACTCGGACCTTGCCCCCTGAATGGTCGGAAGATTCGACCTTTGTGCTCTTGGATGCCTGGGGTGACCGCTACGTTCAGAATGGACGGAAGAGTCTCCGGGCGGATCAGTGGAGCGAGGTGGGTAAGAAAGTTTTGCAGGCCTCCAAGAttcaccggacggacacacagTGCCGGAACCGGATTGATACCCTGAAGAAGAAGTACAAAAAGGAGAAGGCAATTTTGACATCGCATGGGAAATTTGGAAGCAAGTGGGTTTATTTCAAAAAGATGGATGCCTTGATGTCGCCACCATCGCCAGTACCATCAACAGGGAAGCAGTCGCTTCAGCTGCCTCCACGACCAAAGCTACCTTATGGTGTTGATGCAGGAGAATATGTGTTTGCTAGCTCAAGTGCCTTTCAAGATCATTGTAATGGTAACGGTAAGATGAGGAACAGTCCAGATAACAGTGGAAGTGAGGATTACTCTGATGGGTTCCCGCTAAAGAGGGAGAATGTCTCAGAGAGCTCAGATTCTTCCTTTAGAATGCTTGCTGAGTCGATTAAGAAATTCGGGGAGATTTATGAAAAGATGGAAAATTACAAGAGGCAGCAGATGTCAGAGATTGAAAGATTGAGGAAGGAATTCCAGAGGGATTTGGAGGTGCAAAAAAGACAGATTTTAGAAAGAGCACAAGCAGAAATTGCTAAATTAAGTGAGGAACAGGGTGAAGAAGATGATGCTGAACACAGGGAGGATgacgaggatgatgatgatggttCTGCTGAGAATTTGAGCGGGTAG